In Prunus dulcis chromosome 1, ALMONDv2, whole genome shotgun sequence, the following are encoded in one genomic region:
- the LOC117614632 gene encoding uncharacterized protein LOC117614632 yields the protein MEAVVVDQSISACKQIKMIRTTPRSSENLAPINYNIHGGLLQAPSPSLSFSYNPPASLYNQYRYQQLQQVQRQQQQHPPLLPLPVPNRPPHHHQSLPSLPSRTRGLSRPPTTRKANNARSQSLTPKKPKSKPSKKEEAKQISDCLIIASTNRLGPDPNDLPKDVTKVLMTSSSSSSSSSSSSSSIGNMSDLSGGGVGVGDMDKFSGSIFTLSPPPSSLPLPRFSLQRRLSRNAEAAGIDAGATDNLRRLLRLR from the coding sequence ATGGAGGCTGTTGTTGTAGACCAGTCAATCTCTGCCTGCAAGCAGATTAAAATGATCAGAACAACCCCAAGATCCTCTGAAAATCTTGCTCCCATAAATTACAACATCCATGGGGGTCTCTTGCAGGCTCCTTCaccttctctctcattttcatATAACCCTCCAGCTTCTCTCTACAATCAATATCGGTACCAGCAACTTCAACAAGTACAGaggcagcagcaacaacaccCACCTCTCCTTCCTCTGCCGGTTCCAAACAGACCTCCTCATCATCACCAGTCTCTGCCATCTCTCCCATCTCGTACCCGAGGCCTCTCTCGCCCTCCCACCACCAGAAAGGCCAACAACGCCAGAAGCCAATCTCTCACACCCAAGAAACCAAAGTCAAAGCCctccaagaaagaagaagctaAGCAAATATCTGATTGCTTGATCATTGCTTCCACCAACCGTTTGGGACCCGACCCGAATGATCTTCCCAAAGATGTTACTAAGGTTTTGatgacatcatcatcatcatcatcatcttcatcttcatcttcatcatcaattGGTAATATGAGTGATcttagtggtggtggtgttggtgtGGGAGATATGGATAAGTTTTCAGGTTCCATTTTCACTCTCTCGCCACCTCCGAGTAGTTTGCCTCTCCCAAGGTTTTCTCTGCAGCGAAGGCTCAGCCGCAACGCTGAAGCTGCAGGGATCGACGCAGGAGCAACGGACAATCTCCGCCGTCTGTTACGTCTCCGCTGA